From the Acidobacteriota bacterium genome, one window contains:
- a CDS encoding DUF697 domain-containing protein produces MSRAATASSILKRYALTSGGAGLITAPFLGMAALTALHLALIRELSHLYGVEFSKESARGILLALGAAFVPGWLGFGLQNTILKRLPVMTGLVGWVAMAGGSAVVTYGLGRTLIEHFESGGTLTDVDMEKLHRAWRHAFWAQHAAHDTPAA; encoded by the coding sequence ATGTCGCGCGCTGCCACGGCCTCGTCCATTCTGAAGAGGTACGCACTCACCTCCGGTGGCGCGGGACTGATCACCGCCCCGTTCCTGGGCATGGCGGCCCTCACGGCCTTGCATCTCGCCCTGATTCGGGAACTGTCGCACTTGTACGGCGTCGAGTTCTCGAAGGAAAGCGCGCGCGGCATCCTGCTCGCCCTGGGCGCGGCGTTCGTGCCCGGGTGGCTGGGGTTCGGCTTGCAGAACACCATTCTCAAGCGCCTTCCCGTGATGACCGGCCTGGTTGGGTGGGTCGCCATGGCGGGGGGGTCGGCGGTCGTCACCTACGGCCTGGGCCGAACCCTGATCGAGCACTTCGAGTCGGGCGGCACCTTGACAGATGTCGACATGGAGAAGCTACACCGCGCATGGCGCCATGCCTTCTGGGCGCAGCACGCCGCCCATGACACTCCGGCCGCGTAA
- the pgeF gene encoding peptidoglycan editing factor PgeF — protein sequence MFTSKQLQLPNPEGWAAAAASVGGAPEHVRRVKQVHGNVVRVLARGSTTGADATAKPDGDVKPDGDAVVSNVPGLVLAVMVADCVPMIVADRASGAAGAIHAGWRGTCARVGPAAVEAMRHHFGTEPSDLTVAIGPSIGPGDYDVGESLIEMFQQAGHRASDLARWFNRGDARLTLDLWAANRDQLIDAGVAAGRIFVCGLSTLAHPEIFDSYRLVGERAGRMAAVVAVPVPL from the coding sequence GTGTTCACATCAAAGCAACTGCAGTTGCCGAACCCTGAGGGGTGGGCGGCGGCCGCGGCGTCGGTAGGCGGAGCACCAGAACACGTGCGCCGCGTCAAGCAAGTCCACGGCAACGTGGTCCGCGTGCTGGCGCGGGGCAGCACGACCGGGGCCGATGCCACGGCGAAGCCCGATGGCGACGTGAAGCCCGATGGCGATGCCGTCGTCTCGAACGTGCCGGGTCTCGTGCTGGCGGTGATGGTCGCCGACTGTGTACCCATGATCGTGGCCGATCGCGCAAGCGGCGCCGCCGGCGCCATTCACGCCGGCTGGCGTGGCACCTGCGCGCGCGTGGGACCGGCCGCGGTCGAGGCCATGCGCCACCACTTCGGGACCGAGCCGTCGGACCTGACGGTCGCGATCGGCCCCAGCATCGGGCCTGGCGATTACGACGTGGGTGAGTCGCTGATCGAGATGTTCCAGCAGGCCGGGCACCGCGCCAGCGACCTGGCGCGATGGTTCAATCGTGGCGATGCGCGGCTGACCCTGGACCTATGGGCGGCCAACCGCGACCAGCTGATCGATGCTGGGGTCGCGGCCGGGCGCATCTTCGTTTGCGGTCTCAGCACCCTGGCCCACCCGGAGATCTTCGACTCGTACCGGCTGGTCGGCGAGCGGGCCGGCCGCATGGCTGCGGTGGTTGCGGTTCCGGTTCCGTTGTAA
- a CDS encoding radical SAM protein, with product MKPRQQREIAQEILSKEVGYVRKPHANRLRVALIFPNSYFVGMSNLGFQTIYRLFNDQPDIVCERAFLPPKQELAALREAGTRIVTLESQTPVADFDVIAFSVSFEWDYTNVLTMLRLAGVPLRAADRDYTHPLVVIGGAVTFVNPEPLALFADVIAAGEGEALVPALVDAMSTSSRSEQLKRLAQARGYYIPSFYDVEYAADGTIARYVPREGTGAPPVVRKAALKTTEAVDPPSTTIFTPDTEFGSRFLIEVVRGCANLCRFCWAGYNYLPVRAFPTERILALAQAARAHSSKAGLVSIALCDHPDIEHILRSLRDMGYSISPASLRLDDLTPTIVSLLKESGERTLTIAPETGSDRLRRVINKTVTNAEILDSAELIFSSGIESLKLYYMIGLPTEDDDDLVAIRDLTLQIHEIMLKHARPRGRIGRIVASVNPLVPKPGTAYQWLPMERTDVIEAKMKRLRALVADVDNVYFNIKSERHSYYQALLSLGDRRIAAAIEQAEANGGQWRKALADAGLDGDFYIYRDRTNDAVLPWNIIDGGMKEPFFRAEFEKSTRAEWTLPPKRAKDNARLLPVIS from the coding sequence ATGAAGCCTCGACAGCAACGCGAGATCGCACAGGAGATCCTTTCCAAGGAAGTTGGCTACGTGCGCAAGCCGCACGCCAACCGGCTGCGGGTTGCCCTGATCTTCCCCAACAGCTACTTCGTGGGGATGTCGAACCTCGGTTTCCAGACCATCTACCGCCTGTTCAACGACCAGCCCGACATCGTGTGCGAGCGCGCGTTCCTGCCGCCCAAGCAGGAACTGGCCGCGCTGCGCGAAGCCGGCACGCGCATCGTCACGCTCGAGTCGCAGACGCCGGTGGCGGACTTCGATGTCATTGCCTTCTCGGTGTCGTTCGAGTGGGACTACACCAACGTCCTCACCATGCTGCGGCTGGCCGGCGTGCCGTTGCGCGCGGCCGACCGTGATTACACGCACCCGCTGGTCGTGATCGGCGGGGCGGTGACGTTCGTCAACCCGGAGCCGCTCGCGCTGTTCGCCGACGTGATTGCCGCCGGCGAAGGCGAGGCGCTGGTCCCGGCACTGGTGGACGCCATGTCGACCTCGTCGCGCAGCGAACAGCTGAAGCGGCTGGCGCAAGCGCGTGGTTACTACATCCCGTCGTTTTACGACGTCGAGTACGCCGCCGACGGCACCATTGCCCGCTACGTGCCGCGCGAGGGCACCGGCGCGCCGCCAGTCGTGCGCAAGGCGGCACTGAAGACCACCGAGGCGGTGGACCCGCCATCGACCACCATCTTTACGCCCGACACCGAGTTCGGATCGCGCTTCCTCATCGAGGTGGTGCGCGGGTGCGCGAACCTGTGCCGGTTCTGCTGGGCCGGCTACAACTACCTGCCGGTGCGCGCGTTCCCGACCGAGCGGATCCTGGCCCTGGCCCAGGCCGCCCGCGCCCATTCGTCGAAGGCCGGCCTGGTGTCGATCGCGCTGTGCGATCACCCCGACATCGAACACATCCTGCGCAGTCTTCGCGACATGGGCTACTCGATCAGCCCGGCGTCGCTGCGCCTCGACGACCTGACGCCGACGATTGTGTCGCTGCTCAAGGAGAGCGGCGAGCGCACCCTGACCATCGCGCCGGAAACCGGATCCGATCGCCTGCGCCGCGTCATCAACAAGACGGTGACCAACGCCGAGATCCTCGACAGCGCCGAGCTGATCTTTTCGAGCGGCATCGAGAGCCTCAAGCTCTATTACATGATCGGCCTGCCCACCGAAGACGATGACGACCTGGTGGCGATTCGTGACCTGACGCTGCAAATCCACGAGATCATGCTGAAGCACGCCCGGCCGCGCGGCCGGATTGGCCGCATTGTCGCCAGCGTCAACCCGCTCGTCCCGAAGCCGGGCACCGCCTACCAGTGGCTGCCCATGGAACGCACCGACGTCATCGAGGCCAAGATGAAGCGGCTGCGCGCCCTGGTGGCCGATGTCGACAACGTCTACTTCAACATCAAGAGCGAGCGGCACTCGTACTACCAGGCCCTGCTCTCGCTCGGCGACCGGCGCATTGCCGCGGCCATCGAGCAGGCCGAAGCCAACGGCGGCCAATGGCGCAAGGCCCTGGCCGACGCCGGCCTCGACGGCGACTTCTATATCTACCGCGACCGCACCAACGACGCGGTGCTGCCCTGGAACATCATCGACGGCGGCATGAAGGAGCCCTTCTTCCGCGCCGAGTTCGAGAAGAGCACGCGCGCCGAGTGGACCCTGCCGCCAAAGCGCGCCAAGGACAACGCGCGCCTGCTGCCGGTGATCAGTTGA